From the genome of Candidatus Palauibacter soopunensis, one region includes:
- the lipB gene encoding lipoyl(octanoyl) transferase LipB, with protein sequence MSGERQLRAVDLGRREYREVLELQRSIARWRRKSPPDHDLLLLVEHLPVITIGRGSREDFIPPDQAWLAEAGLDLVEIERGGDLTYHGPGQLVGYPILDLRAHRQDLHWYLRRIEEVLLRVLAKCGLPAFRVESYTGVWTGSPPAGSLETVEHDGFGTVAAGRADALIGAGAIRKVASIGVHASRWITLHGFALNVTPEPLENFRGIVACGIHGVRMTSLASEGASLTLEEAGEAVVRAFPAAFPSLATSPAPEVGLRI encoded by the coding sequence ATGAGCGGGGAGCGGCAACTCCGCGCGGTCGACCTCGGCCGGCGCGAGTACCGGGAGGTGCTCGAGCTTCAGCGCTCCATCGCCCGCTGGCGGCGGAAATCTCCGCCGGACCATGATCTTCTTCTCCTCGTCGAACACCTCCCCGTGATCACCATCGGGCGGGGATCGAGGGAGGATTTCATCCCCCCCGACCAGGCATGGCTCGCCGAGGCGGGGCTGGATCTGGTCGAGATCGAGCGCGGCGGCGACCTCACGTATCACGGCCCCGGCCAGCTGGTGGGTTACCCGATCCTGGACCTCCGCGCGCACCGGCAGGACCTCCACTGGTATCTGCGCCGCATCGAGGAGGTGCTGCTGCGCGTCCTGGCGAAGTGCGGCCTCCCCGCGTTCCGGGTCGAATCGTACACCGGCGTGTGGACGGGTTCTCCACCCGCCGGGAGCCTCGAGACGGTCGAGCACGACGGGTTCGGAACGGTCGCCGCCGGACGCGCGGACGCCCTCATCGGGGCCGGTGCGATCCGCAAGGTCGCATCGATCGGCGTGCACGCGAGTCGCTGGATCACCCTGCACGGTTTCGCGCTCAACGTGACGCCCGAGCCCCTTGAGAACTTCCGCGGGATCGTCGCGTGCGGCATCCACGGCGTCCGCATGACGAGCCTCGCCTCCGAGGGCGCCTCTCTCACCCTGGAAGAGGCCGGCGAAGCCGTGGTGCGCGCCTTCCCCGCCGCGTTCCCGAGCCTCGCGACGTCACCCGCGCCGGAAGTCGGCCTCCGCATCTGA
- the lpdA gene encoding dihydrolipoyl dehydrogenase, whose protein sequence is MSETYDVVVVGAGPAGYVCAIRAAQLGLRTACVESGSYEGGLGGTCLNWGCIPAKALLESAALAHNLQHHGARMGVKPVEVEYDFSAAVKRSRIITRKLTAGVKYLLGKNKVDIVQGRGRLAGAGRVAVESEDGETREIATRNVVFATGSVMKTFPGFELDGEKVIGSREALGLQELPAKMAVVGAGFVGVEFADVFNAFGVDVTLIEALDTLVPFEDPEIGKALERSFKKRGIRNLTNTRVKHLDRDASPMVLTVVNPDGSETAEETDLVLMAVGRRPVSENLGLEKNGVAVENGFIRIDEWCRTNQPGVYAIGDVAGQPMLAHVGSHEGIVAAEHIAGAAKHPMTYGNIPSVGYCHPEVASIGMSAAQAEEAGYEVVTGKYPLGAHGRALTAESADGFVKIVADAKYGEVLGVHMIGHNVSELVAEVGMARELEATLDEIVGHAHAHPSMAEAVMEAAFAALGRSIHM, encoded by the coding sequence ATGTCGGAGACATACGACGTCGTCGTAGTCGGGGCCGGACCGGCCGGCTACGTATGCGCGATCCGGGCCGCCCAACTCGGACTTCGGACCGCCTGCGTCGAGAGCGGGTCGTACGAGGGCGGCCTCGGCGGCACCTGCCTGAACTGGGGCTGCATCCCCGCCAAGGCGCTGCTCGAGAGCGCCGCGCTCGCGCACAACCTCCAGCACCACGGCGCCCGCATGGGCGTGAAGCCGGTCGAAGTGGAGTACGACTTCTCCGCGGCGGTGAAGCGGAGCCGCATCATCACCCGGAAGCTCACGGCCGGCGTGAAGTACCTGCTCGGGAAGAACAAGGTCGACATCGTGCAGGGTCGCGGCCGGCTGGCGGGAGCGGGCCGCGTCGCGGTCGAGTCGGAGGACGGCGAGACCCGGGAGATCGCCACCCGCAACGTCGTCTTCGCAACGGGTTCCGTGATGAAGACCTTCCCCGGCTTCGAACTCGACGGCGAGAAGGTGATCGGCAGCCGCGAGGCGCTGGGTCTCCAGGAACTCCCGGCGAAGATGGCGGTCGTCGGCGCCGGATTCGTGGGCGTCGAGTTCGCCGATGTCTTCAACGCCTTCGGCGTGGACGTCACGCTGATCGAGGCGCTCGACACGCTCGTGCCCTTCGAGGATCCCGAGATCGGGAAGGCGCTCGAACGCTCGTTCAAGAAGCGGGGGATCCGCAATCTCACGAACACCCGCGTCAAGCACCTTGACCGCGACGCGAGCCCGATGGTCCTCACGGTCGTGAACCCCGACGGCAGTGAGACCGCCGAGGAGACGGATCTCGTGCTCATGGCCGTCGGACGGCGGCCCGTGTCCGAGAATCTCGGCCTCGAGAAGAACGGGGTCGCCGTGGAGAACGGCTTCATCCGGATCGACGAGTGGTGCCGGACGAACCAGCCGGGGGTCTACGCGATCGGGGACGTGGCCGGGCAGCCGATGCTGGCGCACGTCGGGTCGCACGAGGGCATCGTCGCCGCCGAGCATATCGCCGGCGCCGCCAAGCACCCGATGACGTACGGGAACATCCCCTCCGTCGGATACTGCCACCCCGAAGTCGCCTCGATCGGCATGTCCGCGGCGCAAGCCGAGGAGGCGGGCTACGAAGTCGTCACCGGCAAGTACCCGCTCGGGGCGCACGGACGCGCGCTGACCGCCGAATCCGCGGACGGTTTCGTGAAGATCGTGGCCGACGCCAAGTACGGTGAAGTGCTGGGCGTCCACATGATCGGACACAACGTGAGCGAGCTCGTGGCGGAGGTCGGCATGGCGCGCGAACTGGAAGCCACGCTGGACGAGATCGTGGGTCACGCGCACGCACACCCCAGCATGGCCGAGGCCGTGATGGAGGCCGCGTTCGCCGCGCTCGGGCGCTCGATCCACATGTAG
- a CDS encoding dihydrolipoamide acetyltransferase family protein: MAQLSPTMEEGKLIEWKVAEGDAVAQGDVVAEIETDKANMDVEALGGGVLRKIIVQEGATVPVGALIGVIAEPDEAIDDLLAEAEAAGGDGPAEGPAEEPATAAVEPAATAVAPEPVAPVEVAADPAGAAPGGAAAVAGGRIKASPVARRMAAESGIALAGLTGSGPGGRIVKADIEAALAGGAPGVAPVPAPAPAPPTEAPLPPAPAPPPPGLEDRVEEASQMRKAIARRLGQSIGPVPHFFLTTEVDMGRALELRADLNARFADGKIGVTDLLLKATAEALNRHPAVNASWEENAIRYHGAVHLGIAVALDEGLITPVLRDAGRKGLRQISVEARDLIARARARKLAPEEYQGGTFSVSNLGMFEIDQFTAIINPPEAGILAIGQTVEKPVAVDGQVVVRKRMRVTMSCDHRVIDGASGAAFLGAFKAMLENPLEMIL, encoded by the coding sequence ATGGCGCAGCTGAGCCCGACGATGGAGGAGGGCAAGCTCATCGAGTGGAAGGTCGCCGAGGGCGATGCCGTGGCGCAGGGAGACGTCGTCGCGGAGATCGAGACGGACAAGGCGAACATGGATGTCGAGGCGCTCGGCGGCGGCGTGCTGCGCAAGATCATCGTGCAGGAGGGCGCCACGGTCCCGGTGGGCGCGCTCATCGGCGTGATCGCCGAGCCGGACGAGGCCATCGACGACCTGCTCGCGGAAGCGGAAGCGGCCGGCGGCGACGGGCCGGCGGAAGGTCCGGCCGAGGAGCCCGCCACGGCGGCCGTGGAGCCCGCCGCGACCGCGGTGGCGCCGGAGCCCGTCGCGCCGGTCGAGGTCGCGGCCGATCCGGCGGGTGCGGCGCCCGGCGGCGCGGCCGCGGTGGCCGGGGGCCGCATCAAGGCCTCGCCCGTGGCGCGGCGAATGGCCGCGGAGAGCGGGATCGCGCTGGCGGGCCTCACCGGGTCCGGGCCGGGGGGCCGGATCGTCAAGGCCGACATCGAGGCCGCCCTGGCCGGCGGCGCCCCGGGCGTCGCCCCGGTCCCCGCGCCCGCGCCCGCGCCGCCCACCGAGGCGCCCCTTCCACCCGCGCCCGCGCCGCCCCCTCCCGGTCTCGAGGACCGGGTCGAGGAGGCGAGCCAGATGCGGAAGGCGATCGCCCGCCGGCTCGGCCAGTCGATCGGACCCGTCCCTCACTTCTTCCTCACGACCGAGGTCGACATGGGCCGCGCGCTCGAGTTGCGCGCGGACCTCAACGCCCGCTTCGCGGACGGCAAGATCGGCGTGACGGACCTGCTCCTGAAGGCGACGGCCGAGGCCCTCAACCGCCATCCGGCGGTCAACGCGTCGTGGGAGGAGAACGCGATCCGCTACCACGGCGCGGTCCACCTCGGCATCGCGGTCGCGCTCGACGAAGGCCTCATCACGCCGGTGCTGCGCGACGCGGGCCGCAAGGGGCTGCGGCAGATCTCGGTCGAGGCGCGCGACCTCATCGCCCGGGCGCGGGCGCGCAAGCTCGCGCCGGAGGAGTACCAGGGCGGGACCTTCTCGGTCAGCAACCTCGGCATGTTCGAGATCGACCAGTTCACGGCGATCATCAATCCGCCGGAAGCCGGCATCCTCGCCATCGGACAGACGGTCGAGAAGCCCGTCGCCGTGGACGGCCAGGTCGTCGTCCGCAAGCGGATGCGCGTGACCATGTCGTGCGATCACCGCGTCATCGATGGCGCCTCGGGCGCGGCTTTCCTCGGGGCCTTCAAGGCGATGCTCGAGAACCCGCTCGAGATGATCCTCTAA
- a CDS encoding pyruvate dehydrogenase complex E1 component subunit beta → MAVLTYREALNDALREEMERDDSIFIIGEEVGEYDGAYKVTKGLLDQFGEWRVRDAPIAELGFAGLGVGAAMAGLRPIVEFMTWNFALLAIDEVVNAAAKMYQMSGGQYNVPIVFRGPGGAALQLAAQHSQSPEPWYSYVPGLKVIAPATAKDAKGLLKSAVRDNDPVVFIESEIMYNLVRDEVPEEEYLTPIGKAEVKREGSDVTVVCHSKMVHQALAAARALEKEDIDVEVLDLRTVRPLDVDAIVASVRKTNRAVVAEEGWPMCNVGAQVVDDIQREAFDSLDAPVARVNGLDVPMPYAKNLEKLVTPNADHVAAAVRHVCYAD, encoded by the coding sequence ATGGCCGTCCTCACGTATCGGGAAGCGCTGAACGACGCCCTCCGCGAAGAGATGGAGCGCGACGACTCGATCTTCATCATCGGCGAAGAGGTGGGGGAGTACGACGGCGCCTACAAGGTCACGAAGGGGCTGCTCGACCAGTTCGGGGAATGGCGCGTGCGGGACGCCCCCATCGCCGAGTTGGGGTTCGCGGGGCTCGGGGTGGGCGCGGCGATGGCGGGTCTGCGGCCGATCGTCGAGTTCATGACGTGGAACTTCGCCCTGCTCGCCATCGACGAGGTCGTGAACGCGGCGGCGAAGATGTACCAGATGTCGGGCGGACAGTACAACGTCCCCATCGTCTTCCGGGGACCGGGGGGCGCGGCGCTCCAGCTCGCGGCGCAGCACTCGCAGTCGCCGGAGCCCTGGTACAGCTACGTGCCGGGGCTGAAGGTGATCGCGCCCGCCACGGCGAAGGACGCGAAGGGACTCCTGAAGAGCGCGGTCCGCGACAACGACCCCGTCGTGTTCATCGAGAGCGAGATCATGTACAACCTCGTCCGGGACGAGGTGCCGGAAGAGGAATACCTGACCCCGATCGGCAAGGCCGAGGTGAAGCGCGAAGGGTCGGACGTGACTGTGGTGTGCCACTCGAAGATGGTGCACCAGGCGCTCGCGGCGGCCCGCGCGCTGGAGAAGGAAGATATCGATGTGGAGGTGCTGGACCTGCGCACCGTACGTCCGCTGGACGTGGACGCGATCGTGGCGTCGGTGAGGAAGACGAACCGGGCCGTGGTCGCGGAGGAGGGGTGGCCGATGTGCAACGTCGGGGCCCAGGTCGTGGACGACATTCAGCGCGAGGCGTTCGACTCGCTGGACGCGCCGGTGGCGCGCGTGAACGGGCTGGATGTGCCCATGCCCTACGCGAAGAACCTGGAGAAGCTCGTGACCCCCAACGCGGACCATGTGGCGGCGGCGGTGCGCCACGTGTGCTACGCCGACTAG
- the pdhA gene encoding pyruvate dehydrogenase (acetyl-transferring) E1 component subunit alpha, whose protein sequence is MSAANSDRSAATISDAPAGAAPEGASSGDPDAFLGLSKEECVELLREMIIERRFEEKAAEVYQVGKIGGFCHLYIGQEAVSAGSISPLRDDDYVVTAYRDHAQAIARGMTPNAVMAELYGRVDGCSKGFGGSMHMFDKTLNFMGGHGIVGSHLPLAVGVGYAIRYRGGDQVCLCFFGDSVVNIGAFHESMNMAARWKLPVIFLLENNRYGMGTDFRRVAAVKELKDRGRAYEGLTSLDVDGMDVLAVRQAMEEAIERARNEKTPSFIEARCFRYMGHSMADPMHGTYRTREEVEKWRSDDPILSFTRQLMDAGRLTEEEYKAIDREAKDIAEESAAFADRSPFPDSEALYRYVYSDGYPDDMRRRDAWRKELR, encoded by the coding sequence ATGAGCGCGGCGAACTCCGACCGGTCCGCGGCCACCATCTCCGACGCTCCGGCGGGCGCGGCCCCCGAGGGGGCATCGAGCGGAGACCCGGACGCCTTCCTCGGACTCTCGAAGGAGGAATGCGTCGAACTCCTGCGGGAGATGATCATCGAGCGCCGCTTCGAGGAGAAGGCGGCGGAGGTCTACCAGGTCGGCAAGATCGGCGGCTTCTGCCACCTCTACATCGGGCAGGAAGCGGTCTCCGCCGGATCGATCTCTCCGCTGCGGGACGATGACTACGTGGTCACGGCGTATCGCGACCACGCGCAGGCGATCGCGCGCGGGATGACGCCGAACGCCGTCATGGCCGAACTCTACGGACGGGTGGACGGCTGCTCGAAGGGCTTCGGCGGCTCGATGCACATGTTCGACAAGACGCTCAACTTCATGGGCGGACACGGCATCGTCGGGAGCCACCTGCCGCTCGCGGTCGGGGTCGGCTACGCGATCCGGTACCGGGGCGGAGACCAGGTCTGCCTCTGCTTTTTCGGAGACTCGGTGGTCAACATCGGCGCCTTCCACGAGTCGATGAACATGGCCGCGCGCTGGAAGCTGCCCGTCATCTTCCTCCTCGAGAACAACCGGTACGGGATGGGGACCGACTTCCGGCGCGTGGCGGCGGTGAAGGAACTCAAGGACCGCGGCCGGGCGTACGAGGGCCTCACCTCGCTCGATGTGGACGGCATGGATGTGCTCGCGGTCCGCCAGGCCATGGAGGAGGCGATCGAGCGGGCACGGAACGAGAAGACGCCCAGCTTCATCGAGGCGCGCTGCTTCCGCTACATGGGCCACTCGATGGCGGATCCGATGCACGGGACGTACCGGACGCGCGAGGAAGTCGAGAAGTGGCGGTCGGATGACCCGATCCTCTCCTTCACCCGCCAACTCATGGACGCGGGGCGGCTGACGGAGGAGGAGTACAAGGCGATCGACCGCGAGGCGAAGGACATCGCCGAAGAGTCCGCGGCCTTCGCGGACCGGAGCCCCTTCCCCGATTCGGAAGCGCTGTATCGCTACGTGTATTCGGACGGGTATCCCGACGACATGCGGCGGCGCGACGCGTGGCGGAAGGAGCTGCGCTGA
- the lipA gene encoding lipoyl synthase, translating to MKPLEVIQGGSTADAWPSRKPRWLKVRAPGGPNYLRLKELMRGLELSSVCEEARCPNIGECWEAGTATFLIMGDVCTRNCPYCAIAHGRPEELDEDEPRRVAEAIERLQLNHCVITSVDRDDLPDGGAWIFAEMIREIRLRRPECSIEVLTPDFQGNPEAIRTVIDARPEIFNHNMETVRRLHRVARPGGRYDRSLDVLTTGRQLDDRVLIKTGIMLGLGETAADIEEFMGDALEAGVQILTLGQYLRPSRDHLPIDRYVSPEEFLRWKEIGESRGFLHVESGPLVRSSYHAREQVVELRRRVAALAAG from the coding sequence TTGAAGCCACTAGAGGTCATACAGGGAGGGAGCACGGCCGATGCCTGGCCTTCGCGGAAGCCGCGCTGGCTCAAGGTGCGCGCGCCCGGAGGGCCCAACTATCTGCGCCTCAAGGAACTGATGCGAGGGCTGGAACTCAGCTCCGTCTGCGAGGAGGCGCGCTGCCCCAACATCGGCGAGTGCTGGGAGGCGGGGACGGCGACGTTCCTCATCATGGGCGACGTGTGCACGCGCAACTGCCCCTACTGCGCGATCGCGCACGGCCGGCCGGAGGAACTCGACGAGGACGAGCCGCGACGCGTCGCGGAGGCCATCGAGCGACTGCAACTCAACCACTGCGTCATCACGTCCGTCGACCGCGATGACCTGCCCGATGGCGGCGCCTGGATCTTCGCCGAGATGATCCGCGAGATCCGGCTGCGCCGTCCCGAGTGTTCGATCGAAGTGCTGACGCCGGACTTCCAGGGGAATCCCGAGGCGATCCGCACGGTGATCGACGCGAGGCCCGAGATCTTCAATCACAACATGGAGACCGTGCGCCGGCTGCACCGGGTCGCCCGGCCCGGCGGCCGCTACGACCGCTCTCTGGACGTCCTGACGACGGGACGGCAACTGGATGACCGGGTCCTCATCAAGACGGGGATCATGCTCGGGCTCGGCGAGACGGCCGCCGACATCGAGGAGTTCATGGGAGACGCGCTCGAAGCCGGCGTGCAGATCCTCACGCTGGGCCAGTACCTGAGGCCGTCCCGGGACCATCTTCCGATCGACCGCTACGTGTCCCCGGAGGAGTTCCTGCGCTGGAAGGAGATCGGGGAATCGCGGGGGTTCCTGCACGTCGAGAGCGGGCCGCTCGTTCGGTCCAGCTATCATGCGCGCGAACAGGTGGTCGAACTGCGCCGGCGGGTCGCGGCGTTGGCGGCGGGATGA
- a CDS encoding ferredoxin family protein has translation MTYIITEPCMSEKDASCVDVCPVDCIYEGEDQYYIHPEECIDCGACVPECPVEAIYPDDEVPEQYDAFTAKNYTYFDVPPPD, from the coding sequence ATGACCTACATCATCACCGAACCATGCATGAGCGAGAAGGACGCATCCTGCGTGGATGTGTGCCCCGTCGACTGCATCTACGAGGGAGAGGATCAGTACTACATCCACCCCGAGGAGTGCATCGACTGCGGCGCCTGCGTGCCCGAGTGCCCCGTGGAGGCCATTTATCCGGACGACGAAGTGCCGGAACAGTACGACGCCTTCACCGCGAAGAACTACACCTACTTCGACGTTCCCCCGCCCGACTGA
- a CDS encoding DNA-formamidopyrimidine glycosylase family protein, translating to MPELPDITVYLEALDARILRRTLERVRLASPFLLRSFEPPLTEAHGRRVVALRRLGKRIAIGLAVPDDGEDEPELWLVLHLMIAGRLRWRDPGVTIPRRLGLAAFDFADGSLLLTEAGTKKRASLHVVKGAEALARHDPGGIDPLTADPDVFRETLTARNHTLKRALTDPRLFSGIGNAYSDEILHRARLSPIKWTSRLDDEEIGRLREATRHTLEQWTCRLRDELAGEFPEKVTAFHDEMAVHGKYGRPCPECAAPVQRIRYADNETNYCAACQTGGKVLADRALSRLLGKDWPRSLEALEELRSGGPEPAPGDGA from the coding sequence ATGCCCGAGCTGCCCGACATCACGGTCTACCTGGAAGCGCTGGACGCGCGGATCCTGCGACGAACCCTCGAGCGCGTACGGCTTGCGAGTCCGTTTCTGCTCCGGAGCTTCGAGCCGCCGCTGACCGAGGCGCACGGCCGCAGGGTCGTGGCCCTGCGTCGGCTGGGGAAGCGAATCGCGATCGGGCTGGCCGTCCCGGATGACGGCGAAGACGAGCCGGAGCTGTGGCTCGTTCTCCACCTCATGATTGCGGGGCGGCTCCGGTGGCGGGATCCCGGCGTGACGATCCCGCGACGGCTCGGTCTCGCCGCCTTCGACTTCGCCGACGGGAGCCTCCTTCTCACCGAGGCCGGGACGAAGAAGCGGGCGTCGCTCCACGTCGTGAAGGGCGCCGAGGCCCTCGCCCGGCACGATCCCGGCGGCATCGATCCCCTCACCGCGGACCCGGACGTCTTCCGCGAGACGCTCACGGCCCGCAACCACACGCTGAAGCGGGCGCTCACGGACCCGCGGCTCTTCTCGGGCATCGGCAACGCGTATTCCGACGAGATCCTGCACCGGGCGAGGCTGTCGCCGATCAAGTGGACGAGCCGGCTCGACGACGAGGAGATTGGCCGGCTCCGCGAAGCCACGCGCCATACGCTCGAGCAATGGACGTGCCGGCTGCGCGACGAGCTGGCGGGGGAGTTCCCGGAGAAGGTGACCGCGTTCCACGACGAGATGGCGGTGCACGGGAAGTACGGGCGGCCGTGTCCGGAGTGCGCGGCGCCGGTGCAGCGGATCCGATACGCGGACAACGAAACGAACTACTGCGCCGCCTGCCAGACCGGCGGAAAGGTGCTGGCGGACCGGGCCCTCTCCCGGCTGCTGGGAAAGGACTGGCCCCGCAGCCTGGAAGCGCTCGAAGAGCTTCGGTCGGGAGGGCCGGAGCCGGCCCCCGGGGACGGCGCGTGA
- a CDS encoding DUF4031 domain-containing protein, with protein MIRYHYHTSRKDIPRLGIAKGDPLCHVYSDVSREELEAWGRRHGLEPAWIHDSTLPHFDAFGARLEWCGPAVTRAELKDHIRAWRARRRA; from the coding sequence GTGATTCGCTACCACTACCACACGTCGCGGAAGGACATCCCCCGCCTCGGGATCGCGAAGGGGGACCCGCTGTGCCACGTCTACAGCGATGTCTCCCGCGAGGAACTGGAGGCGTGGGGCCGGCGGCACGGCCTCGAGCCCGCGTGGATCCACGACTCGACGCTCCCGCACTTCGACGCCTTCGGCGCCCGCCTGGAGTGGTGCGGCCCGGCCGTGACGCGGGCGGAACTAAAGGATCACATCCGCGCCTGGCGCGCCCGCAGGAGAGCTTAG
- a CDS encoding dehydrogenase E1 component subunit alpha/beta — protein sequence MATPIDQTDDLERALSALARPEWRDLQAEDLLAMYRVMYTSRTIDDREIAMKRQNRIFFQISGAGHEALLVAAGRALRPGYDWFFTYYRDRALCLELGMSPYEMFLGAVGAEEDPSTGGRQMPAHFGSPALRLVTPSSPTGTQFNQAVGCAEGIVRARTAGLDGLDAVAPHVESDEIVLVCTGDGTTSEGEFWEAMNTASNLQLPILFLVEDNGYAISVPVEVNTAGGSISSLVRNFPNLHVEEVDGTDPLESYVVMRRAARYVRSGQGPALVHAHVTRPYSHSMSDDERLYKSDGERELESARDPLLTFADYLVREGVIEADALESLKAEIKADVADAADRAMTRPQPGPETVYAHVYSHDVDPTSSAFETEARPDPEGNPKTMVDLLNACIRDEMRRDPRIVVFGQDVADASREEILDEVKGKGGVFKVTYGLQREFGSLRVYNAPLAEANIVGRAVGLAVRGLKPVAEVQFFDYIWPAYHQFRNEVATFRWRSAGHWKCPLVIRTTYGGYISGGAMYHSQTGASLFTHTPGMHVICPSNAVDANGLLRTAIRCDDPVLFLEHKHLYRQTYNKGVYPGPEYMIPFGKAALLAEGDDLTIVTYGAMVERTRKALLKLDRAGEPVRADLIDLRSLNPVDMDSIRRSVMKTNRVLVAYEDAKSWGYGAEISARLADELFEWLDAPIRRITSTDTFIGYAPSLENASLPQVDDIAEAIVELATW from the coding sequence ATGGCAACCCCTATCGACCAGACCGACGACCTGGAGCGCGCGCTCAGCGCCCTCGCCCGCCCCGAATGGCGGGACCTCCAGGCCGAGGACCTGCTCGCGATGTATCGCGTGATGTACACGTCGAGGACGATCGACGACCGCGAAATCGCGATGAAGCGGCAGAACCGCATCTTCTTCCAGATCTCCGGCGCCGGACACGAGGCGCTCCTCGTCGCGGCGGGACGCGCGCTCAGACCCGGCTACGACTGGTTCTTCACGTACTACCGCGACCGCGCGCTCTGCCTCGAACTCGGCATGTCGCCGTACGAGATGTTCCTCGGCGCGGTCGGGGCGGAGGAGGATCCATCGACGGGCGGACGGCAGATGCCGGCGCACTTCGGTTCCCCGGCCCTGCGCCTCGTCACGCCTTCCAGTCCGACGGGCACCCAGTTCAACCAGGCGGTGGGGTGCGCGGAGGGCATCGTGCGCGCCCGGACCGCCGGCCTCGACGGGCTCGACGCGGTCGCCCCGCACGTGGAGTCGGATGAGATCGTGCTCGTTTGCACGGGGGACGGCACGACCTCGGAAGGAGAGTTCTGGGAGGCGATGAACACCGCCTCCAACCTGCAGCTTCCCATCCTCTTCCTCGTGGAGGACAACGGATACGCGATCTCCGTGCCGGTGGAAGTCAACACCGCCGGGGGCAGCATCTCGAGTCTCGTGCGGAACTTCCCGAACCTCCACGTCGAAGAGGTCGATGGAACGGATCCGCTCGAGAGCTATGTCGTCATGCGGCGCGCCGCACGATACGTGCGGTCCGGCCAGGGTCCGGCGCTCGTTCATGCGCATGTCACCCGCCCCTACAGCCACTCGATGTCCGACGATGAGCGGCTCTACAAGTCCGATGGCGAACGGGAACTCGAGTCCGCGCGCGACCCGCTCCTCACCTTCGCCGACTACCTCGTTCGGGAAGGCGTGATCGAGGCCGACGCACTCGAATCGCTCAAGGCGGAGATCAAGGCCGATGTGGCCGACGCGGCGGACCGGGCCATGACCCGTCCGCAGCCGGGCCCCGAGACCGTCTACGCCCATGTGTACTCGCACGATGTCGACCCCACCTCGAGCGCCTTCGAAACGGAGGCCCGGCCCGACCCCGAGGGGAATCCGAAGACGATGGTCGACCTGCTCAACGCCTGCATCCGCGACGAGATGCGGCGCGATCCGCGGATCGTCGTGTTCGGGCAGGATGTGGCGGACGCGAGCCGCGAGGAGATCCTCGATGAGGTGAAGGGCAAGGGCGGCGTCTTCAAGGTGACGTACGGGCTGCAGCGCGAGTTCGGGTCGCTGCGGGTGTACAACGCGCCCCTCGCGGAGGCGAACATCGTCGGACGCGCCGTGGGTCTCGCCGTGCGCGGGCTGAAGCCGGTCGCCGAAGTCCAGTTCTTCGACTACATCTGGCCCGCCTACCACCAGTTCCGGAACGAGGTCGCGACCTTCCGCTGGCGCTCCGCGGGACACTGGAAGTGCCCGCTCGTCATCCGGACCACGTACGGCGGCTATATCTCGGGCGGCGCGATGTACCATTCGCAGACGGGCGCCTCGCTCTTCACGCACACGCCCGGCATGCACGTGATCTGCCCCTCGAACGCGGTCGACGCGAACGGGCTCCTGCGGACCGCGATCCGGTGCGACGACCCGGTGCTCTTCCTCGAGCACAAGCACCTGTACCGGCAGACGTACAACAAGGGCGTCTATCCGGGGCCCGAGTACATGATCCCGTTCGGCAAGGCCGCGCTCCTCGCGGAGGGCGACGATCTCACGATCGTCACGTACGGGGCGATGGTGGAGCGCACGCGCAAGGCGCTCCTGAAGCTCGACCGGGCGGGGGAGCCGGTGCGGGCGGACCTCATCGACCTGCGGTCGCTGAACCCGGTCGACATGGATTCCATCCGCCGCTCCGTGATGAAGACGAACCGCGTGCTCGTGGCCTACGAGGATGCGAAATCGTGGGGCTACGGGGCCGAGATATCGGCCCGCCTGGCCGATGAACTGTTCGAGTGGCTCGATGCGCCGATCCGGCGGATCACCTCGACGGACACCTTCATCGGCTACGCGCCGTCGCTCGAGAACGCGTCCCTGCCGCAGGTCGACGATATCGCCGAAGCGATCGTGGAACTCGCCACCTGGTAA